A genomic segment from Cryptococcus gattii WM276 chromosome J, complete sequence encodes:
- a CDS encoding glutamate decarboxylase, putative (Similar to TIGR gene model, INSD accession AAW45225.1) — protein sequence MALSQHVDADKLIEECKDHPIKRHLAHKAALYDIPYTSRYEVEDDVPRYSMPSKGVNARATYQLLHDELMLDGNPNMNLASFVHTWVPDECNRLIQENINKNLVDQDEYPAAQQIHERCISMISHLWHAPKEATAMGTATTGSSEAIMLGGLALKRRWQEKMKAAGKDIHNPGPNIIMGAEAQVALEKFARYFEVEPRLVPIKPESSYVMDPKDAIKYVDENTIGIFVILGSTYTGAFESVQDMAQELDRYEAETGISVPIHVDAASGGFVAPFAYPHYRWDFQIPRVHSINASGHKYGMSSVGVGWIIWRSIEYLPKDLIFELHYLGATDYSFNLNFSRPAHPILAQMFTFLNLGFDGYKRIIDKDLTVARLISRALEHSGYFTCLSQIHHPKALSEITSSAEHSNIVPAIANAANTVLHGKMPTLDDAEYYCEGLPVVSFMFTDEIKKKYPNVKQAWIQMQLRSIGWIVPNYPLAPNCENTEILRVVVRESLSGDLARKLVHDILQVTEDLLNDAGPSYSMSIATRRHENIDHGKLAGIDAAHIKQRTTTYAKPC from the exons ATGGCCCTCTCCCAACACGTAGACGCTGATAAGCTCATTGAAGAATGCAAAGACCACCCTATCAAAAGGCATCTTGCTCATAA GGCTGCCCTTTATGATATTCCTTACACCTCCCGCTACgaagtggaagatgatgtcCCGCGATACAGCATGCCCAGCAAGGGTGTCAACGCTAGAGCTACCTACCAGCTCTTGCACGATGAACTAATGCTTG ACGGGAACCCCAACATGAATTTGGCTTC ATTTGTTCACACTTGGGTGCCTGATGAATGCAACCGTCTCATCCAGGAGAATATCAACAAGAATTTGGTTGACCAGGACGAATACCCTGCCGCTCAACAGATCCATGAGCGATGTATC TCAATGATCTCACACCTCTGGCACGCTCCCAAAGAAGCCACAGCCATGGGTACAGCTACCACCGGTTCCTCAGAAGCCATCATGCTTGGTGGTCTCGCTCTCAAGCGCCGATGGCAGGAAAAGATGAAGGCTGCTGGGAAAGATATCCACAACCCGGGGCCAAATATCATCATGGGTGCGGAAGCTCAAGTAGCTTTGGAGAAGTTTGCTAGATACTTTGAGGTTGAGCCAAGGCTTGTGCCTATTAAGCCTGAG TCGAGTTATGTGATGGACCCTAAGGACGCCATCAAGTACGTCGATGAGAACACTATTGGTATCTTTGT TATTTTGGGATCAACTTATACAGGCGCGTTTGAATCCGTACAAGACATGGCCCAAGAGCTCGACAGGTACGAGGCGGAGACGGGTATCAGTGTCCCTATCCACGTTGATGCCGCTTCCGGTGGTTTTGTTGC TCCGTTTGCATACCCTCATTACCGGTGGGACTTCCAGATCCCTCGAGTCCATAG TATCAATGCCTCTGGTCACAAGTACGGTATGAGCTCTGTGGGTGTCGGATGGATCATTTGGAGGTCTATTGAGTATCTCCCTAAAGACTTGATCTTTGAGCTCCACTATCTCGGTGCT ACCGACTATTCGTTTAACCTCAATTTTAGTAGACCGGCACACCCTATCCTTGCCCAGATGTTCACTT TCTTAAACCTCGGTTTCGATGGTTACAAGCGCATCATAGACAAAGATCTCACCGTAGCTCGTCTCATCTCCCGAGCCCTCGAACACTCTGGCTATTTCACCTGTCTCTCCCAGATCCACCACCCCAAGGCTCTTAGCGAAATCACCAGCAGCGCCGAACATTCCAACATTGTCCCTGCCATCGCGAACGCCGCTAATACCGTCTTGCATGGCAAGATGCCTACCCTTGACGATGCCGAGTACTACTGCGAGGGTTTACCCGTTGTATCGTTCATGTTTACGGATGAAATTAAGAAGAAGTACCCTAACGTTAAGCAAGCGTGGATCCAGATGCAGCTGAGGTCTATCGGCTGGATCGTCCCAAA CTATCCTCTCGCTCCCAACTGCGAGAACACCGAGATTCTCCGAGTCGTCGTCCGAGAGTCCCTTTCTGGCGACTTGGCTAGGAAGCTCGTCCACGATATTCTTCAGGT GACTGAGGATCTCCTCAATGATGCTGGACCTTCATATTCCATGTCTATTGCTACTAGGCGTCATGAGAATATTGACCACGGCAAGCTCGCTGGTATTGATGCTGCCCACATCAAA CAACGCACCACCACGTATGCTAAGCCTTGTTAG
- a CDS encoding uncharacterized protein (Similar to TIGR gene model, INSD accession AAW46685.1) gives MVVVFYNAPIDHVHSTVEDKVGLRMWLLTIDETSLSFPTWTIGTKRYYDAAEGEMPGKGIGLAAPASNEERGTDIVAVSDGGLHAYGFGIWGWCEWTSSRPMGDAVCTRKTAYKLPNDSDSSWDSIYELELPYAVTHVLSGSAIPILIAPFVVFSYFIILCLAILFPGPYPPWPVPRKYPPEVKHYRTRCAWLLRDWRFNLFYFLAMLALGLSMIVTVLVGKGKVNNTEGGSLKAQSGTGFGVFFAAWACWVYAQMLCMWKNGLIMRREGKEKTKYSKG, from the exons ATGGTCGTCGTCTTCTACAATGCTCCTATTGACCATGTACACTCGACGGTGGAGGATAAGGTTGGCCTCAGAATGTGGCTCCTAACTATTGACGAAACGTCTTTAAGTTTTCCTACCTGGACAATAGGCACCAAAAGATACTACGATGCTGCCGAAGGGGAAATGCCGGGAAAAGGGATAGGCTTAGCAGCACCAGCTAGCAATGAGGAGAGGGGGACAGATATAGTTGCCGTTAGCGATGGAGGACTTCACGCTTATGGGTTTGGGATCTGGGGATGGTGTGAATGGACAAGCTCGAGACCGATGGGTGACGCGGTTTGTACGCGGAAGACAGCTTATAAACTGCCAAACGACTCGGATAGCAGCTGGGATTCCATATATGAGCTGGAACTACCTTA CGCTGTCACTCACGTTCTGTCAGGTTCTGCCATACCCATCCTCATCG CCCCCTTTGTAGTCTTTTCCTACTTTATCATTCTATGCCTTGCCATTCTCTTCCCAGGGCCTTACCCCCCTTGGCCCGTCCCAAGAAAATATCCGCCAGAAGTCAAACATTACCGCACCCGTTGTGCCTGGCTCTTACGGGACTGGCGCTTCAACCTCTTTTATTTCCTTGCTATGCTAGCTCTGGGATTGAGTATGATTGTGACTGTGTTGGttggaaagggaaaagtGAATAATACTGAGGGAGGGAGCTTGAAGGCACAGTCAGGAACTGGGTTTGGAGT attttttgcagcatgGGCATGTTGGGTTTATGCTCAGATGCTTTGCATGTGGAAGAATGGCCTCATCATGCGACGTGAAGGTAAAGAGAAGACCAAATACTCCAAAGGCTAG
- a CDS encoding glucose-methanol-choline (GMC) oxidoreductase, putative (Similar to TIGR gene model, INSD accession AAW46417.1) — protein sequence MVHTATHPKDAPKNFDFIVLGGGAGGCTVAGRLAENPNVSVLLVEAGVHNPSEISDITTPAKAMGLRNSEYDWKYKTTMIDRPDYTRIEKPNTRGKVLGGSTALNYYTWVRGSAATFNDWEEFGGSTWNWENTKNYFNKSTTYHDDLGLFPDDIRSIGNKGGPVDISHSDLVPELKPWRDALERAWISKGHEVTVDVYNGVQKGLFKCVNSIYKGVRSTAAAFLEGKPNITLASSTISKKIIFEGKTAIGVTVIGVDNREYDFYANREVIVAQGVYESAKILMLSGIGIKSDLEALSIQCIVDSKHVGQNLQDHPILSHVFKIKDGFGLDNHLLRAGAEHDGAIASYRKNHNGPLSSGLLELVAFPRIDERLEKHKEYRDYKAQNGGKDPFGPDGQPHFEIDFVPMFADAFQWHFPTPPTGDYMTIIVDLMRPLSQNGEVKLNSVDPFEQPYINLNFFSHDLDLIALREGVRFIDDILMNGDGMKDIVEGDYPWPMPRSSDEGMIRQILERSQTGFHPCGTARIGKDIDHGVVGPELTVHGVKNLRVADASVFPLIPDCRIQNVVYMVGEKAADFIKAAHPDLYKESK from the exons ATGGTCCACACTGCTACTCATCCCAAAGATGCTCCCAAAAACTTCGATTTCATCGTTCTTGGAGGCGGCGCCGGCGGTTGCACCGTTGCCGGCCGTCTTGCCGAGAACCCAAACGTGTCTGTACTTCTTGTCGAGGCCGGTGTACA CAATCCTTCGGAGATCAGCGACATCACCACCCCGGCAAAGGCCATGGGTTTGCGAAACTCTGAGTACGACTGGAAGTATAAAACGACCATGATCGACCGCCCAGACTACACTCGTATTGAGAAACCTAACACCCGTGGCAAGGTGTTGGGTGGCAGTACTGCGCTCAATTACTATACTTGGGTTCGAGGCTCGGCCGCAACCTTCAACGACTGGGAGGAGTTTGGTGGTTCTACTTGGAACTGGGAAAACACTAAGAACTACTTCAACAAGTCGACTACTTACCACGACGACCTTGGTCTCTTCCCCGACGATATTCGCAGCATCGGCAACAAGGGTGGTCCCGTTGATATTTCCCACTCCGATTTGGTCCCCGAGCTGAAGCCTTGGCGTGATGCCCTCGAAAGGGCGTGGATTAGCAAAGGCCACGAGGTGACCGTCGACGTCTACAATGGTGTTCAGAAGGGTCTCTTCAAGTGTGTGAACTCGATCTACAAGGGTGTCCGATCTACCGCGGCTGCGTTCCTTGAGGGTAAGCCCAACATCACTTTGGCCTCTTCGACCATCTCGAAGAAGATTATTTTTGAGGGCAAGACCGCCATCGGTGTCACCGTTATTGGGGTCGATAACCGCGAGTACGACTTTTACGCTAACCGTGAGGTTATCGTTGCTCAGGGCGTCTATGAGTCCGCCAAGATCCTCATGTTGTCCGGTATTGGTATCAAGTCCGATCTCGAGGCTCTCAGCATCCAATGCATTGTTGACTCGAAGCACGTCGGTCAAAACCTCCAGGACCACCCTATCCTGTCCCATGTCTTCAAGATCAAGGATGGTTTTGGTCTCGATAACCACCTCCTTCGCGCGGGAGCCGAGCATGATGGTGCCATTGCGTCCTACAGGAAGAACCACAATGGACCCCTCAGTTCGGGTCTCTTGGAGCTCGTCGCCTTCCCTCGTATTGATGAGCGTCTCGAAAAGCACAAGGAGTATCGCGATTACAAGGCGCAGAACGGCGGCAAGGACCCTTTCGGTCCCGACGGCCAGCCGCACTTTGAGATTGACTTTGTC CCTATGTTCGCCGATGCCTTCCAATGGCACTTCCCAACCCCACCGACTGGTGACTACATGACCATCATAGTTGACTTGATGCGTCCCCTCTCGCAAAACGGTGAAGTCAAACTAAACTCGGTCGACCCCTTTGAGCAGCCTTACATCAACCTCAACTTCTTCTCGCACGACCTTGACCTCATTGCCCTTCGCGAAGGTGTCCGCTTTATCGACGACATTCTCATGAACGGCGATGGAATGAAGGACATTGTTGAGGGCGACTACCCCTGGCCGATGCCCCGTAGCTCAGACGAGGGCATGATCCGACAGATCCTCGAGAGGTCGCAGACAGGTTTCCATCCCTGTGGAACTGCTCGCATCGGCAAGGACATCGACCACGGTGTCGTCGGCCCCGAGCTCACGGTCCACGGCGTCAAGAATCTCCGTGTTGCCGACGCCTCGGTATTCCCTCTCATCCCCGATTGCCGTATCCAGAACGTTGTGTACATGGTCGGTGAAAAGGCTGCCGATTTTATCAAGGCCGCACATCCCGACCTCTACAAAGAGAGCAAGTAG
- a CDS encoding catalase, putative (Similar to TIGR gene model, XP_572534.1), translating into MAEKIPIYTLSEGCPIADATTAQRLGSCPVKGLMLLQDTQLIETLAHFSRERIPARTVHASAVGAWGEFEVTHDNSDITSAAFLNGIGKKSKVLMRISTVGPDAGTAETVRDVRGWSMKIFTEEGNQDFVFNSIPVFFIRDPIKFPSVNRSHKRHPAKHTADSSMFWDFHNNNPEGIHAVMMLFSNRGLPYSLRQINAYSGHTYKLTKSDGSFVYVKLHFKSNQGVRGMTQAEGVRTAGESPDFHTIDMWDAIERGDYPTWTLCAQVMKPEEAENYRWNIFDMTKVWPHKDFPLRPLGKLTLNRNPENYFSDIEQAAFSPSTMVPGIAPSGDPMLQARMFAYPDAARYRLGVNYQQLPCNRPVSEVYAPYQRDGAMRYMTNYGDDPNYVRSSLKEINFKGQLGANGHSTGGNEKHNEWVGRVAAYTSEVTDEDFVQARMFWEVLGKSGDQEDLIISVSDHLSKANPSLQKGAINMFAKVNVDLAKSIEDRLTELNKGK; encoded by the exons ATGGCTGAGAAAATACCGATATACACCCTGTCCGAAG GATGCCCTATTGCGGATGCCACGACCGCCCAGCGTCTGGGCAGCTGCCCTGTTAAAGGCCTAATGTTGTTGCAGGACACTCAGCTCATCGAGACTCTGGCCCACTTCAGTAGGGAGCGTATTCCCGCACGTACCGTGCACGCGTCTGCCGTTGGTGCATGGGGCGAATTTGAAGTGACTCATGACAATTCCGACATTACGTCGGCTGCTTTTCTAAATGGGATTGGCAAAAAGTCCAAAGTTCTCATGCGTATCTCTACTGTGGGGCCGGACGCTGGCACAGCCGAGACTGTTCGGGATGTGAGGGGTTGGTCGATGAAGATCTTCACTGAAGAGGGCAATCAAGACTTTGTCTTCAACAGTATT CCTGTGTTCTTCATCCGAGACCCAATCAAATTCCCATCTGTTAACCGATCTCACAAGCGTCATCCCGCGAAGCATACCGCGGACTCTTCCATG TTCTGGGA CTTTCATAACAACAACCCGGAGGGTATTCACGCCGTCATGATGTTATTTAGCAATCGAGGGCTGCCGTACTCGCTGAGGCAAATCAATGCCTACAGTGGTCACACGTACAAGCTCACCAAATCG GATGGCTCATTCGTTTATGTCAAACTTCACTTCAAGTCCAACCAAGGTGTCAGGGGCATGACGCAGGCCGAAGGCGTACGTACGGCCGGCGAGTCACCCGATTTCCATACAATCGATATGTGGGATGCTATCGAGCGGGGAGACTACCCTACTTGGACGCTGTGTGCCCAAGTCATGAAGCCCGAAGAGGCCGAAAACTATCGCTGGAATATCTTCGACATGACCAAGGTTTGGCCTCACAAAGACTTCCCCCTCAGACCACTTGGTAAATTGACACTAAACCGTAAC CCCGAAAACTACTTCTCCGACATTGAGCAAGCTGCCTTTTCACCGTCAACAATGGTGCCAGGCATCGCGCCCTCCGGAGACCCAA TGCTGCAAGCTAGGATGTTTGCCTACCCCGACGCCGCTCGATACCGCCTCGGTGTCAATTATCAGCAGCTTCCATGCAACCGGCCCGTCAGTGAGGTCTATGCGCCTTACCAGCGTGACGGTGCGATGCGCTACATGACCAACTATGGGGATGATCCCAATTATGTGCGGTCCTCTCTCAAGGAGATCAATTTCAAGGGTCAATTGGGCGCAAATGGCCATTCCACTGGGGGCAACGAGAAACACAACGAATGGGTTGGCCGAGTTGCGGCATACACATCCGAGGTAACCGATGAGGATTTTGTCCAGGCTCGAATGTTCTGGGAGGTTCTCGGCAAGAGTGGCGACCAAGAGGACTTGATCATTAGTGTCTCGGATCATTTAAGCAAGGCAAATCCTTCGTTGCAAAAAGGAGCAATCA ATATGTTCGCCAAGGTGAATGTTGATTTGGCCAAGTCCATTGAAGATCGTTTGACTGAGCTCAACAAGGGAAAGTAA
- a CDS encoding uncharacterized protein (Similar to SGTC gene model, INSD accession EAL18716.1) — protein sequence MSAPPQRFSDIRRSRPSYSCQVCRDRRVRCDQARPKCGNCVRNQAQCVYQSNLSQKRKDPITGDSANKMPRRNKSGSDRSPSPLETGKLKPGYLVLDSGGRARYTESTFWACVDAEGLELDRILRNLPLFPRTSDPHDLGTPPAFSDNPMVTTGIPNPSPGTSQDRISWGPIRLAKLLQPLPPKPVCDRLFRAFMDYIHPLIPLMHIPSFESAYDEFWSWRLTRPAQDISQSILHRNPSFLPLLISVLSAGSITIHEPWSDRVGQKLRGLIPEALRVIGFPYYPSVYSLMAYILANSTMIREEDAFSSCSFVAVALRIAQSMGFHRDGTEFELDPISTEERRRVWWHLMHLDTMTSIAQGLPGIMSSSRCTTQVISEMQDEFIGKIKSTDLLDRDLWVDPKYVLAAGRYEASAQLRTILERLQEASNITLADIAPLETQIEDLRRRLACRLDSVGLSAHSASLQELLDQLSVRVGGENYTDYRSAPPLTASKALQQWNQALLHLTTVKAYCILYQPFMSDKEIWANLRSRALPHFQYFLALFLEMTTNPSCRPFHWLYPGSYQPLQPCAVLLSDLSAHPHSSDKMLSMQLIDRVFSLLGPTGRLVSPGSYQSLPSLTGAKQVWTVLEKLRAKVWHDLGYDHTLFWAENEKEGDDASAPRGSMDFWLTGNLSGHSAEANDTSASSYPPPVPQNDEAIAAYTGSATTSVPSIPLPVTAFNQQDWQNDMDALSWIPWGTTNDPFFQSMQNPLTTRQQLRNGINRGR from the exons ATGTCAGCTCCCCCTCAACGCTTCTCGGACATCCGGCGGTCCCGTCCATCCTATTCTTGTCAAGTCTGCCGCGACCGGAGGGTACGATGCGATCAG GCGCGCCCGAAATGTGGAAACTGCGTCCGCAACCAAGCCCAGTGTGTATACCAGTCTAACCTGTCGCAAAAACGCAAAGACCCAATTACGGGCGACTCGGCAAACAAGATGCCTCGAAGAAACAAGTCTGGCTCGGATCGCAGCCCATCGCCACTCGAGACAGGAAAACTGAAACCCGGATATCTGGTGCTTGATAGTGGGGGCAGAGCACGTTATACGGAAAGTACCTTCTGGGCATGTGTGGATGCCGAA GGTCTCGAACTTGACCGGATTCTGCGTAACCTCCCGCTTTTTCCAAGGACCAGTGACCCACATGATCTGGGCACTCCCCCAGCTTTCTCGGATAATCCCATGGTGACGACAGGCATACCGAACCCGTCCCCTGGAACCTCGCAGGATCGCATTAGCTGGGGTCCCATTCGCCTCGCAAAATTACTCCAGCCCTTGCCCCCGAAGCCCGTTTGCGACCGCCTCTTCCGAGCATTTATGGACTACATTCATCCTCTCATTCCTCTGATGCACATACCATCGTTCGAATCTGCCTATGACGAGTTTTGGTCTTGGCGTTTAACGCGTCCTGCTCAAGATATTTCGCAGAGTATCCTCCACAGGAATCCCAGTTTCCTCCCTCTTTTAATCAGTGTATTATCAGCTGGCTCCATCACGATTCACGAACCATGGAGCGATCGAGTCGGCCAAAAACTGCGCGGCCTGATACCAGAAGCCCTGAGAGTGATCGGCTTCCCCTACTATCCCTCGGTGTACTCTTTAATGGCGTATATACTCGCTAACTCAACCATGATCCGCGAAGAGGACGCCTTCAGCTCTTGCTCGTTTGTCGCTGTGGCACTAAGGATTGCTCAGTCGATGGGTTTCCACCGCGATGGCACTGAATTCGAGCTCGATCCTATATCTACCGAAGAGCGTCGGCGTGTATGGTGGCATCTTATGCATCTCGATACCATGACAAGTATAGCTCAAGGTCTACCTGGTATCATGTCGAGTTCACGCTGCACCACTCAAGTAATTAGCGAGATGCAGGACGAATTCATCGGTAAAATCAAAAGCACCGACTTGCTTGATCGTGATCTGTGGGTCGACCCAAAATATGTACTCGCGGCTGGACGCTATGAAGCTAGCGCCCAATTGCGAACCATTTTAGAGCGACTGCAAGAAGCATCGAATATCACACTTGCCGACATTGCCCCCCTGGAAACCCAAATTGAGGACTTGCGCCGACGTCTGGCCTGTCGTCTAGACAGCGTTGGTCTAAGTGCCCATTCAGCGTCGCTCCAGGAACTTTTGGATCAGCTCTCGGTCCGTGTCGGAGGAGAGAACTATACCGATTATCGATCTGCGCCGCCCCTCACTGCCTCAAAAGCCCTTCAACAATGGAATCAAGCACTTTTGCATCTCACGACGGTCAAAGCATACTGTATATTATATCAACCCTTCATGTCAGACAAAGAGATTTGGGCAAATCTTCGATCGAG GGCATTGCCCCATTTTCAATACTTTTTAGCTCTGTTTCTAGAGATGACTACCAACCCGTCGTGTCGACCATTTCACTGGCTTTACCCAGGCTCATATCAACCCCTGCAACCGTGCGCTGTCTTGCTTTCCGATCTGTCAGCACATCCCCACTCGTCCGACAAGATGCTCAGCATGCAGCTCATCGATAGAGTGTTCTCATTACTGGGACCGACCGGCAGGCTAGTCAGCCCCGGGTCGTATCAGTCCTTGCCCTCGTTAACGGGTGCAAAACAAGTATGGACTGTCCTCGAAAAATTGCGAGCAAAGGTATGGCATGACCTAGGATACGACCATACACTGTTTTGGGCAGAGAATGAGAAGGAGGGTGACGACGCATCGGCCCCGCGAGGTTCTATGGACTTTTGGCTGACCGGCAATCTGAGTGGGCATTCTGCAGAGGCTAATGATACCTCGGCCAGCTCCTACCCACCCCCTGTGCCGCAAAATGACGAAGCTATTGCGGC TTACACCGGATCTGCTACTACGTCTGTCCCGTCAATTCCGCTCCCAGTCACAGCTTTCAACCAGCAAGACTGGCAAAACGATATGGATGCCTTATCCTGGATACCTTGGGGGACAACAAACGATCCTTTTTTCCAGTCTATGCAGAATCCCCTTACAACCAGGCAA CAACTACGTAACGGAATCAACCGAGGGCGGTGA
- a CDS encoding UDP-galactose transporter, putative (Similar to TIGR gene model, INSD accession AAW45229.1) encodes MGVLRLAVCISGVYAAFLLWAIAQERLSKPFPSVHPHPHQQPHSLSDPPPGDKFPSPLFLNFAQAVASSLSALCYLSFKAWREGWKGRGLGQLLGLKEVFGKSQVVLNGDAKANKEASESDEKTEIAKAAPKQPKKSLLALLVQVSIFQTIAGPIGFLALRHISYPTMVLGKSCKLIPVLLLNVLLYRRKFSPHKYIVVALVTVGISMFMLFAETSKKKKGGSDSMWGLVLLLVNLFIDGLTNSTQDQIFSSYPSYTGQQMMFTMALTTQIILLPLLLLPLPTNPLSLFAHLPPPLGSSVPTSTLSFSPPAALESVSFLLSHPSALAPLIAYALLGGLGQLFIFETIQHFGSLTLVMVTVTRKLFTMLLSVVVFEHKLTNGQWMGVGVVFAGIGVEAGIKRRDVMKKAKRD; translated from the exons ATGGGAGTCCTCAG GTTAGCTGTGTGTATCTCAGGTGTATACGCTGCCTTTTTACTATGGGCCATTGCTCAAGAGCGGT TATCAAAACCTTTTCCCTCTGTTCACCCCCATCCTCACCAACAGCCACATTCACTTTCAGATCCTCCACCCGGCGACAAGTTCCCTTCACCGCTATTCCTTAATTTTGCTCAAGCTGTGGCTTCCAGCTTGAGTGCGCTTTGTTATTTGTCTTTCAAAGCttggagagaaggatggaaagggCGAGGACTCGGCCAGTTACTGGGATTGAAAGAAGTGTTCGGCAAAAGCCAAGTTGTGTTGAATGGTGATGCCAAAGCCAACAAGGAAGCGTCCGAGTCGGACGAAAAGACGGAGATCGCAAAGGCAGCCCCAAAGCAGCCGAAGAAAAGTCTTCTCGCACTCCTTGTGCAGGTTTCAATCTTCCAGACGATAGCTGGCCCCATTGGATTCCTTGCTCTGAGGCACATCTCATATCCTACAATGGTTTTAGGCAAG TCCTGCAAGCTCATCCCAGTCTTGTTACTCAATGTCCTTCTCTACCGACGAAAGTTCTCACCTCATAAATACATCGTCGTAGCACTCGTTACTGTCGGAATTAGTATGTTCATGCTTTTTGCTGAAACgtcaaagaagaagaagggtggaAGTGATAGTATGTGGGGACTCGTCTTGTTGCTTGTCAA CCTTTTTATCGATGGCTTGACAAACTCGACCCAAGACCAAATCTTCTCATCGTATCCTTCGTACACGGGCCAACAGATGATGTTTACGATGGCGCTTACCACTCAAATTATCCTATtacctcttcttctcctcccacTCCCCACCAACCCGCTATCTCTTTTCGCTCATTTACCTCCGCCTCTCGGTTCTTCTGTGCCCACATCTACTCTCAGCTTCTCCCCTCCTGCAGCATTAGAATCTgtctctttcctcctttccCATCCCTCCGCTCTTGCGCCTCTCATTGCATACGCCCTTCTCGGTGGCTTGGGTCAGCTTTTCATCTTTGAAACTATCCAGCACTTTGGCTCCCTTACTCTCGTCATGGTCACCGTCACAAGAAAGCTTTTTACCATGCTTCTGAGTGTCGTCGTCTTTGAGCACAAGCTCACAAATGGACAATGGATGGGTGTGGGGGTTGTGTTCGCTGGTATCGGTGTCGAAGCTGGGATAAAGAGGAGGGATGTaatgaagaaggcgaagagAGACTGA